A stretch of the Candidatus Krumholzibacteriia bacterium genome encodes the following:
- a CDS encoding PDZ domain-containing protein, whose protein sequence is MKSIDFVRRVRPLGRTAARVAVLELVAALAGIAPAAGVGPKVNGNSRVVVATPEGPVVTVHPVVVAAPEVRVAPIARAFAEAVWSQSPEGWFGIGLSCDDCTISHDEEGTAVWEFETAPRIQYVDPDGPAGKAGLESGDVLQNIDGVAITSKEGGKKFGAVEPGDAVRWTYERKGKSHEVKLVAEEHPDRWGWDAETEAAIQASIASLHDEQAKLAAEAQAMAADKLSKEAYENVLQKMEEAQRAMEKSSKAWRGKNYWDKKQWDTMVVPAFPETPAPFHHKLRYEGTIGGSEVEVRGSGAVVVTEDAEDEIVITTPDATIHIRTKK, encoded by the coding sequence GTGAAGAGCATCGATTTCGTGCGCCGTGTGCGGCCCTTGGGTCGAACTGCGGCCCGGGTCGCCGTCCTCGAACTCGTCGCCGCCTTGGCCGGGATCGCACCGGCCGCCGGCGTGGGGCCGAAAGTGAACGGGAACTCGCGGGTTGTGGTGGCGACACCGGAGGGTCCAGTCGTCACCGTCCACCCCGTGGTCGTCGCCGCCCCCGAGGTGCGCGTCGCCCCCATCGCCCGGGCCTTCGCCGAGGCGGTGTGGAGCCAATCGCCGGAAGGGTGGTTCGGCATCGGACTCTCCTGCGACGACTGCACCATCAGTCACGACGAGGAGGGGACCGCGGTGTGGGAGTTCGAGACCGCCCCCCGCATCCAGTACGTCGACCCCGACGGTCCGGCAGGGAAGGCGGGATTGGAGAGCGGCGACGTGCTGCAGAATATCGATGGTGTAGCGATTACCTCCAAGGAGGGGGGAAAGAAGTTCGGCGCCGTGGAGCCCGGCGACGCCGTGCGCTGGACCTACGAGCGCAAGGGCAAGAGCCACGAGGTGAAGCTGGTGGCGGAGGAGCATCCGGACCGCTGGGGTTGGGACGCGGAGACGGAAGCCGCGATCCAGGCGTCGATCGCCTCGTTGCACGACGAGCAGGCGAAGCTCGCCGCGGAAGCCCAGGCCATGGCAGCCGACAAACTCTCGAAAGAAGCGTACGAGAACGTGCTGCAAAAGATGGAGGAGGCGCAGCGGGCCATGGAGAAGAGCTCCAAGGCCTGGCGCGGCAAGAACTACTGGGACAAGAAGCAGTGGGACACGATGGTGGTGCCGGCGTTCCCCGAAACGCCAGCGCCGTTCCATCACAAGCTGCGCTACGAAGGCACCATCGGCGGGTCGGAGGTGGAGGTTCGCGGCTCGGGGGCGGTGGTCGTGACGGAAGACGCCGAGGACGAGATCGTGATCACGACGCCCGACGCCACCATCCACATCCGTACGAAGAAGTAA